One genomic region from Planctomycetota bacterium encodes:
- a CDS encoding FAD binding domain-containing protein — protein sequence MRDHLRLMINGRPVEVRGADVFLPLATFLRKRRGLPGTKVVCAEGDCGSCSVFIGRPVDGEMRYTTVTSCIALMLQLDATHIVTVEGLTPGDELSPIQDALVKCQGTQCGFCTPGFVVAMTDTLRQPCDAHALRRGLVGNLCRCTGYDSIVRAGMAVDREQLRTLDEMYPPDAVVDALPTDGFDLTDGSRRACKPTTIEDATAFLAEHDDATIIAGGTDWGVLENKRYQRVKTALSIAGIDELGGISVEGNQLVVGAAATLTELELITAEHLPNFSEYLAWFGSPPIKNGATLAGNLVTASPIGDTAGPLVALEAIVEIAGPTGRRSVSVEDFHTDYRVCDLRPGELVTAVRIPLLTADQTLRCYKVSRRKDLDISSVSAAFRITLDGDTIDDIRIAFGGVGPTILRLRETEAALIGKSATLETFEAAGEVARDEVTPMTDVRGSETYRRTVVQRMFSKLFHDLPLAKEYA from the coding sequence ATGCGTGACCACCTCCGACTCATGATCAACGGCCGACCCGTCGAGGTGCGCGGGGCTGACGTGTTCCTGCCGCTGGCGACGTTCCTCCGCAAACGACGCGGGCTGCCGGGGACGAAGGTTGTTTGTGCCGAGGGGGACTGTGGGTCGTGCAGTGTGTTCATCGGCCGGCCGGTCGATGGCGAGATGCGGTACACGACGGTGACGTCCTGTATCGCGTTGATGCTGCAACTCGACGCGACGCACATCGTCACCGTCGAAGGCCTCACGCCCGGCGATGAACTCAGTCCGATTCAGGACGCTCTGGTCAAATGCCAGGGCACGCAGTGCGGCTTCTGCACGCCGGGCTTTGTCGTGGCGATGACCGACACGCTGCGGCAGCCGTGCGATGCACACGCGCTGAGGCGTGGCTTGGTCGGCAACCTCTGCCGATGCACAGGGTACGACTCAATCGTGCGAGCGGGGATGGCCGTCGATCGGGAGCAGCTGCGAACGCTCGACGAGATGTACCCGCCCGATGCGGTGGTCGACGCATTGCCGACGGACGGCTTCGACCTGACCGATGGCAGCCGCCGTGCTTGCAAACCAACGACCATCGAGGACGCGACTGCCTTCCTCGCCGAGCACGACGATGCGACGATCATCGCTGGCGGCACCGATTGGGGCGTCCTCGAAAACAAGCGGTATCAGCGGGTGAAGACCGCGCTGAGCATCGCGGGCATCGACGAACTGGGTGGCATCTCTGTCGAGGGTAACCAACTTGTCGTCGGGGCCGCAGCAACGTTGACCGAACTCGAACTCATCACCGCCGAGCACCTGCCCAACTTCAGCGAGTACCTCGCCTGGTTCGGCTCGCCGCCGATCAAGAACGGGGCGACGCTTGCGGGGAACCTCGTCACCGCCTCGCCCATCGGCGACACCGCCGGGCCGCTGGTCGCGCTCGAAGCGATCGTCGAAATCGCCGGACCGACCGGCCGTCGCAGCGTTTCGGTCGAGGACTTCCACACCGACTATCGCGTCTGCGATCTACGGCCCGGCGAACTCGTCACCGCCGTCCGCATTCCGTTGCTCACCGCCGATCAAACGCTCCGCTGCTACAAGGTCTCGCGTCGCAAGGACCTCGATATCTCCAGTGTTTCCGCGGCGTTTCGCATCACGCTCGACGGCGACACGATCGACGACATCCGCATCGCCTTCGGCGGCGTCGGGCCGACGATCCTGCGGCTGCGGGAGACCGAGGCCGCACTGATCGGCAAGTCGGCGACGCTCGAGACCTTCGAAGCCGCCGGCGAGGTGGCCCGCGACGAAGTCACGCCGATGACCGACGTCCGCGGCAGCGAGACCTACCGCCGCACCGTCGTTCAGCGCATGTTCAGCAAACTCTTCCACGACCTGCCGCTCGCGAAGGAGTACGCCTGA